Proteins found in one Kwoniella bestiolae CBS 10118 chromosome 1, complete sequence genomic segment:
- a CDS encoding phosphopyruvate hydratase, whose amino-acid sequence MSTVTKVHARQVSEPALLPSVLSPCVAEIRKRQGMYADVDVHTDKGRFRAQVPSGASTGAHEAIELRDKGSDYVGKGVTKAVKNVNEVIAPALIDAKIPVTSQKEIDDFLIKLDGTDNKGKLGANAILGVSMAVSEAGAAEQGKPLYAYLAGLAGVSEPYVLPTPAFNVINGGSHAGNALAFQEFMLLPTGASSFTEALKMGSETYHTLKKVITKKYGIDAANVGDEGGFAPNVSGAEESLDLLTEAIKQAGYTGKVQIGLDVASSEFYKEGKYDLDFKNPNSDSSKWLSGKELADLYNSYVDKYDIISIEDPFDQDDFDAWTHFTTTSKIQIVGDDLLVTNPKRIKTAIEKKACNALLLKINQIGTISESIQAVQLSQSNGWAVMTSHRSGETESTYIADLAVALKTGEIKTGAPCRSERVAKYNQLLRIEEELGDKAIYAGSKGLSKGTTAPELKDN is encoded by the exons ATGTCCACCGTCACCAAAGTCCACGCCagacaagtgagtgaaccTGCTCTCCTACCTAGTGTGCTGTCACCTTGCGTTGCAGAGATAAGGAAACGACAAGGAATGTACGCTGAC GTCGATGTCCACACCGAcaaag GCCGATTCAGAGCTCAAGTTCCCTCAGGTGCTTCCACCGGTGCTCACGAAGCCATTGAATTGAGAGACAAAGGATCAGACTACGTCGGTAAAG GTGTCACCAAAGCCGTCAAGAACGTCAACGAAGTCATTGCCCCCGCTCTTATCGATGCCAAGATCCCCGTCACCTCCCAAAAGGAGATTGATGACTTCCTCATCAAGCTCGATGGTACCGACAACAAAGGTAAACTCGGTGCTAACGCCATCCTCGGTGTCTCCATGGCCGTATCAGAAGCCGGTGCCGCTGAACAA GGCAAACCCCTCTACGCCTACCTTGCTGGTCTTGCCGGTGTCTCTGAGCCATACGTTCTCCCCACCCCTGCCTTCAACGTTATCAACGGTGGTTCTCACGCCGGTAACGCTCTTGCCTTCCAAGAATTCATGCTTCTCCCTACCGGTGCTTCTTCCTTCACTGAGGCCTTGAAGATGGGTTCTGAGACTTACCACACCCTCAAGAAGGTCATCACCAAGAAGTACGGtattgatg CCGCCAACGTCGGTGACGAAGGTGGTTTCGCTCCCAACGTCTCGGGTGCTGAGGAATCCCTCGACCTCCTTACCGAAGCCATCAAGCAAGCTGGTTACACCGGTAAAGTCCAAATCGGTCTTGATGTCGCTTCTTCCGAGTTCTACAAGGAAGGTAAATACGACCTTGActtcaag AACCCCAACTCCGACTCCTCCAAATGGTTGTCTGGTAAAGAACTCGCCGATCTTTACAACTCTTACGTCGACAAGTACGACATCATCTCTATCGAAGACCCCTTCGACCAAGATGATTTCGATGCCTGGACTCacttcaccaccacctccaagATCCAAATTGTCGGTGATGACTTGCTCGTGACCAACCCTAAGAGAATCAAGACTGCcatcgagaagaaggcttgTAACGCTCTCttgctcaag ATCAACCAAATCGGTACCATCTCTGAGTCTATCCAAGC TGTTCAACTCTCTCAATCTAACGGTTGGGCCGTCATGACCTCTCACCGATCTGGTGAAACCGAGTCTACCTACATTGCTGATCTCGCCGTTGCCCTTAAGACTGG TGAAATCAAGACCGGTGCTCCTTGTCGATCCGAGCGAGTTGCTA AATACAACCAACTTCTCCGAATTGAGGAGGAACTTGGTGACAAGGCCATTTACGCTGGTTCCAAAGGTTTGAGCAAAGGTACCACTGCCCCCGAACTCAAGGACAACTAA